One segment of Acidovorax sp. DW039 DNA contains the following:
- the ccsB gene encoding c-type cytochrome biogenesis protein CcsB: MNTATTTITLNEGYFSRRNWLDWLFAAVTVLGGLYALQRYGAFMDVYEKGILIGAVPCAIWLGWFWRPLRVLMMVVAAVALLAIGLYQQDGAGNLARADTVFGLKYFLSSQSSILWMSMLFFMSTVFYWLGMFSRGEGQALSMMGSRIAWVAVAMALIGTMVRWYESYLIGPDIGHIPVSNLYEVFVMFCWMTAVFYLYYEAQYETRSLGAFVMLVVSAAVGFLLWYTVVREAHEIQPLVPALKSWWMKLHVPANFIGYGTFALAAMVAFAYLIKQQATETRWYKLAPLWLLGVVLCFEPIVFRQNATEGGSSYWMIYFGVSAFIVASILWGRKRIAERLPAFEVLDDVMYKSIAVGFAFFTIATVLGALWAAEAWGGYWSWDPKETWALIVWLNYAAWLHMRLMKGLRGTVSAWWALVGLVVTTFAFLGVNMFLSGLHSYGTL; this comes from the coding sequence ATGAACACAGCTACCACCACGATCACTCTCAATGAGGGTTACTTTTCGCGCCGTAACTGGCTGGACTGGCTCTTTGCCGCCGTCACGGTGCTGGGAGGGCTTTATGCGCTCCAGCGGTACGGCGCATTCATGGATGTGTATGAAAAAGGCATCCTGATCGGTGCCGTGCCTTGTGCCATTTGGCTGGGCTGGTTCTGGCGTCCGCTGCGTGTGTTGATGATGGTTGTGGCTGCGGTGGCTTTACTAGCAATTGGCCTCTACCAGCAAGATGGGGCGGGCAACCTGGCGCGAGCCGACACGGTCTTTGGGCTCAAGTATTTCCTGTCCAGTCAGTCCTCCATTCTGTGGATGAGCATGTTGTTCTTCATGAGCACGGTCTTCTACTGGCTGGGGATGTTTTCGCGGGGCGAGGGGCAGGCGCTGAGCATGATGGGTTCACGCATCGCGTGGGTGGCCGTCGCTATGGCCCTGATCGGAACCATGGTGCGCTGGTATGAAAGCTACCTGATTGGTCCGGACATTGGCCATATCCCCGTCAGCAATCTGTACGAAGTATTCGTCATGTTTTGCTGGATGACGGCGGTGTTCTACCTGTACTACGAAGCCCAGTACGAGACTCGTTCGCTGGGCGCTTTTGTCATGCTGGTCGTCAGTGCGGCAGTGGGCTTTCTGCTCTGGTACACGGTGGTGCGTGAGGCGCACGAAATTCAACCCTTGGTGCCAGCGCTCAAAAGCTGGTGGATGAAGCTGCATGTGCCAGCCAACTTCATCGGATATGGAACCTTTGCTCTTGCGGCCATGGTTGCGTTTGCATACCTGATCAAGCAGCAGGCAACTGAAACCCGCTGGTACAAGCTGGCTCCCCTCTGGCTGCTCGGGGTGGTGCTCTGTTTCGAGCCTATCGTGTTCAGGCAAAACGCCACCGAAGGCGGTAGCAGCTACTGGATGATTTACTTCGGCGTGTCGGCTTTCATCGTCGCTAGCATCTTGTGGGGCCGCAAGCGCATTGCCGAGAGACTTCCCGCTTTTGAGGTACTGGACGATGTGATGTACAAATCCATCGCGGTGGGCTTTGCCTTCTTCACCATCGCCACCGTGCTGGGGGCCCTGTGGGCTGCTGAAGCGTGGGGTGGCTACTGGAGCTGGGATCCCAAGGAAACCTGGGCTTTGATTGTGTGGCTCAACTACGCAGCTTGGTTGCACATGCGGTTGATGAAAGGTTTGCGCGGTACCGTTTCGGCCTGGTGGGCTTTGGTGGGATTGGTGGTGACCACCTTCGCGTTTCTGGGCGTGAATATGTTTCTGAGCGGTCTGCACAGCTACGGCACGCTGTGA
- the cyaY gene encoding iron donor protein CyaY translates to MTDLEFMDRAEKLLRAVEQTCDTLNETTDVDIDNQRSGGMVTLVFSNRSQIVINLQKPLHEVWMAAKSGGYHFRFDEVAGWQDTKGAGEFYQCLTREASAQSGAAIQFQG, encoded by the coding sequence ATGACTGACCTTGAATTCATGGACAGGGCCGAGAAACTGCTGCGAGCCGTGGAGCAAACGTGTGACACGCTCAATGAAACTACGGATGTTGATATTGATAATCAGCGTTCAGGTGGCATGGTGACCCTGGTTTTTTCCAACCGCAGCCAGATCGTCATTAATCTGCAGAAGCCTTTGCATGAGGTCTGGATGGCGGCGAAGTCCGGCGGATACCACTTTCGCTTTGATGAAGTCGCTGGCTGGCAAGACACCAAGGGCGCTGGCGAGTTCTACCAGTGTCTTACGCGCGAAGCATCAGCCCAATCCGGCGCAGCAATCCAGTTCCAAGGGTAG
- a CDS encoding penicillin-binding protein 1A gives MWSLGLLMAGIACLALAVALALAVAYPNLPDVSDLADYRPKLPLRVFSSEGALLGEFGEERRSLTPIQEIPQVMKDAVLAIEDARFFQHGGVDYKGVVRAGLANLGRVKSQGASTITMQVARNVYLSSEKTFTRKIYEILLTFKLEHLLTKNQILEIYMNQIYLGNRAYGFAAAAETYFGKPLQSISIAEAAMLAGLPKAPSAYNPISNPKRARSRQLYIIERMEENGFITEQEAADAKKEELKIRSGFASTRVHAEYVAEMARQLIFTQYGNEAYTRGLNVYTTLNAGDQEAAYTALRRGIMDYERRQQYRGPEKFVTLPAGNGQDVEDAIDDALANHPDNGDVLAAIVLDANSKKVTVARANGDVLEVSGDGLKPVQSGLSDKAPPNLKIRRGAIVRVSKTAKSTWELTQLPEVEGAFVALDPRSGAIKALVGGFDFDKNKFNHASQAWRQPGSSFKPFIYSASLEKGFTPATVINDSPLFFDAGVTGGQPWEPKNYDGKYDGPMTMRTGLAKSKNMISIRVLQAVGPKNAQEWITRFGFEAEKHPAYLTMALGAGSVTPLQMASAYSVFANGGYRVNPWLIAKVTDQKGKIISETPTPVLSEENRAIDARNAFVMNSLLQEVTRAGTAARAQATLKRPDIAGKTGTTNDAVDAWFAGYQPTIAAVTWIGYDTPRNLGSRETGGGLSLPVWISFMERALKGVPVSEPKVPPGLINVGGEWIYEEYARGGVSNVGLEERAPLPGGSAAPPSQPPASEERNRILDLFRN, from the coding sequence ATGTGGAGCCTGGGACTCTTAATGGCTGGCATAGCATGTCTGGCACTGGCAGTGGCCTTGGCCCTGGCCGTCGCATACCCCAACCTTCCTGACGTTTCTGATCTGGCCGACTACCGTCCCAAGCTGCCTCTGCGCGTTTTTTCGTCCGAGGGTGCTTTGCTTGGAGAGTTTGGCGAAGAGCGCCGCAGCTTGACTCCCATCCAAGAGATTCCGCAGGTGATGAAGGATGCGGTGCTAGCCATTGAAGACGCTCGTTTCTTCCAGCACGGAGGCGTTGATTACAAGGGTGTAGTACGCGCAGGTTTGGCAAACCTGGGACGAGTTAAAAGTCAGGGCGCCTCCACGATTACCATGCAAGTCGCGAGAAATGTATACCTCTCATCAGAAAAAACATTTACTCGCAAAATTTACGAAATATTACTCACATTCAAACTCGAGCATCTGCTGACAAAGAACCAGATTCTCGAGATTTATATGAATCAGATTTATCTGGGAAACCGTGCCTATGGTTTTGCTGCGGCAGCCGAGACATATTTTGGCAAGCCCCTGCAATCCATTTCCATCGCGGAGGCGGCAATGCTCGCAGGGCTACCCAAAGCGCCCTCGGCGTACAACCCAATCAGTAACCCCAAACGTGCCCGCTCAAGACAGCTCTACATCATTGAAAGGATGGAGGAAAACGGGTTCATTACCGAGCAAGAGGCGGCAGATGCTAAGAAAGAAGAACTCAAGATTCGCTCGGGTTTTGCGTCCACAAGGGTGCACGCGGAATACGTGGCAGAAATGGCGCGTCAACTGATCTTCACCCAGTATGGAAACGAAGCATACACGCGGGGATTGAACGTATACACGACGCTCAACGCCGGAGACCAAGAGGCCGCTTACACAGCCTTGCGTAGAGGCATCATGGACTACGAGCGGCGGCAACAGTATCGAGGCCCCGAAAAGTTTGTGACACTCCCCGCAGGTAATGGGCAAGATGTGGAAGATGCGATCGATGATGCGTTAGCCAACCATCCCGACAATGGAGATGTGCTGGCCGCCATTGTGCTGGACGCTAACAGCAAGAAAGTGACCGTGGCGCGAGCTAACGGCGACGTCCTCGAGGTGTCGGGCGACGGATTGAAGCCCGTGCAGTCCGGTCTGAGTGACAAGGCTCCCCCTAATCTCAAAATCAGGCGTGGGGCTATCGTACGGGTGTCCAAGACAGCAAAGAGCACGTGGGAGCTGACCCAGCTCCCCGAAGTGGAAGGGGCGTTTGTAGCGTTGGATCCGCGCTCTGGCGCGATCAAGGCCTTGGTTGGGGGTTTCGACTTTGATAAAAACAAGTTCAACCATGCCTCACAAGCATGGCGCCAGCCTGGCTCAAGCTTCAAGCCCTTCATTTACTCAGCGTCTCTAGAAAAGGGATTCACTCCCGCCACCGTGATCAATGACTCCCCACTGTTTTTCGATGCAGGCGTGACTGGTGGTCAGCCATGGGAGCCCAAGAATTACGATGGCAAGTACGACGGTCCAATGACCATGCGGACAGGTTTGGCGAAGTCAAAAAACATGATCTCGATCCGAGTCCTTCAAGCGGTAGGCCCGAAAAATGCACAGGAATGGATCACGCGCTTTGGTTTCGAAGCAGAAAAACATCCTGCATACCTCACGATGGCTCTCGGGGCAGGCTCGGTGACCCCACTGCAAATGGCAAGTGCTTACTCTGTCTTCGCCAATGGCGGTTATCGGGTAAATCCTTGGCTGATTGCGAAGGTGACGGATCAGAAAGGGAAAATCATTTCTGAAACGCCGACGCCAGTGCTGAGTGAAGAGAACAGGGCCATCGACGCACGCAACGCGTTTGTCATGAATAGCCTGCTGCAGGAGGTGACGCGGGCAGGTACTGCTGCGAGAGCGCAAGCCACGCTCAAGCGCCCGGACATAGCGGGCAAGACAGGCACGACTAACGATGCCGTCGATGCATGGTTTGCCGGCTATCAGCCCACCATCGCGGCTGTCACCTGGATTGGCTATGACACGCCCCGCAATCTTGGAAGCCGCGAAACAGGTGGCGGGTTGAGCTTGCCCGTATGGATCAGCTTCATGGAGCGCGCACTGAAGGGTGTACCCGTTTCTGAGCCCAAAGTCCCCCCTGGTTTGATCAATGTGGGCGGCGAATGGATTTATGAAGAATACGCTCGAGGAGGTGTATCCAACGTAGGTCTGGAAGAGCGGGCGCCACTGCCTGGCGGATCTGCAGCGCCCCCCAGCCAACCACCTGCTTCAGAGGAAAGAAATCGCATTTTGGATTTGTTCCGCAACTGA
- a CDS encoding pilus assembly protein PilM, with protein sequence MISMGSLFSRQAAPLLGIDISSSSVKLVELGRDKAGGLVLERCAIEPLERGWITDGNIEKFDEVAEAMRRLVKKSGTRTKNVALALPSSAVITKRISLPGGMSEQELEVQVESEANQYIPFSLDEVSLDFCVIGPSKSSQGDVDVLIAASRREKVQDRQGLAEAAGLKPVILDIESNASRLAASRLIEGLPGKGANAMVALFEVGALTTSMQVILNDEVLYDRDQAFGGAQLTQLIVRQYGFSVEEAESKKRSGDLPEDYNSAVLRPFVDSMAQEIVRALQFFFTSTPHNRVDHILLAGGSAPLPGLTEAVTQQSGFACTSVNPFDGMEIGSNVRLKKMAREAPSYLTSCGLAMRRFLR encoded by the coding sequence TTGATCTCAATGGGATCTTTGTTCAGTCGTCAGGCTGCACCTCTGCTGGGGATAGACATCAGTTCCTCCAGCGTCAAACTGGTGGAGCTTGGCCGCGACAAGGCGGGAGGCCTTGTGCTGGAGCGTTGCGCCATCGAGCCGCTTGAGCGTGGGTGGATCACCGACGGTAACATCGAAAAATTCGATGAAGTTGCCGAGGCAATGCGCCGCTTGGTGAAAAAGAGCGGTACTCGAACGAAAAACGTGGCGCTTGCATTGCCATCTTCTGCTGTGATCACCAAGCGCATTTCGCTGCCCGGAGGTATGTCTGAGCAGGAGTTGGAGGTGCAGGTGGAGTCTGAAGCCAATCAGTACATTCCCTTCTCTCTTGATGAAGTGAGTTTGGATTTTTGTGTTATCGGGCCAAGCAAAAGCTCTCAGGGTGATGTAGATGTGCTGATTGCTGCTTCACGCCGAGAAAAGGTGCAGGATCGGCAGGGGCTTGCTGAGGCTGCCGGTTTAAAGCCGGTCATTCTGGATATTGAATCCAATGCTTCACGTTTGGCTGCTAGCCGTTTGATTGAAGGTTTGCCCGGCAAGGGCGCCAATGCCATGGTCGCGCTTTTTGAGGTAGGAGCGCTCACCACCAGCATGCAAGTCATTTTGAATGATGAAGTTCTATATGACCGTGACCAGGCTTTCGGTGGTGCTCAGCTCACACAATTGATCGTAAGGCAGTATGGATTTTCAGTAGAAGAGGCCGAGAGCAAAAAACGCAGTGGGGATTTACCAGAGGACTATAACTCGGCAGTGCTTCGTCCATTTGTAGACAGCATGGCACAAGAAATTGTCCGAGCTTTGCAGTTCTTTTTCACAAGTACCCCGCACAACAGGGTTGATCATATTCTTCTGGCTGGTGGATCTGCGCCATTGCCTGGTTTGACGGAGGCTGTCACTCAGCAATCCGGCTTTGCATGTACTTCTGTTAATCCCTTTGATGGGATGGAAATTGGAAGCAATGTTCGTTTGAAGAAGATGGCTCGTGAAGCTCCGTCGTATCTGACTTCTTGTGGCTTGGCAATGCGGAGGTTTTTGCGGTGA
- a CDS encoding PilN domain-containing protein has product MILINLLPHREAARKRRREAFQAALFASFLMGLVIAGAIYWWLQMLISEQQEKNNFLKQEIAVLENQIKEIANIEDEIAALVARQKAVENLQSDRNTPVHLLNELVKQLPDGVYISSFKQTDRSVTLQGMAQSNERVSELLRNLADSSPWISKPELQEIVSATVPLTPKDQRRVSSFRMKFTLTRPSDAKSSESGAKSGGEAK; this is encoded by the coding sequence GTGATTTTAATTAACCTTCTACCACACCGAGAGGCTGCAAGAAAGCGCAGGCGTGAGGCATTCCAAGCTGCACTCTTTGCATCTTTTTTAATGGGTTTGGTGATTGCGGGCGCTATCTATTGGTGGCTGCAAATGCTGATTTCTGAACAGCAGGAGAAAAATAATTTTCTCAAGCAAGAGATAGCTGTCCTGGAAAATCAAATCAAAGAAATCGCTAATATCGAAGACGAAATCGCAGCCCTTGTTGCCCGCCAGAAGGCGGTTGAAAATTTGCAATCCGACAGAAATACGCCTGTTCATCTTTTAAATGAACTGGTCAAACAGTTGCCGGATGGTGTCTATATCAGCAGCTTTAAGCAAACTGATCGCTCTGTTACCTTGCAAGGCATGGCTCAGTCTAACGAACGTGTTTCCGAATTGCTGAGAAACTTGGCAGACAGTTCGCCTTGGATATCAAAGCCTGAGCTGCAAGAAATTGTTTCCGCTACAGTGCCATTGACCCCTAAGGATCAGCGAAGAGTTTCTAGCTTTCGCATGAAATTTACTCTGACGAGACCCAGTGACGCCAAGTCATCGGAGAGTGGTGCCAAATCAGGTGGAGAGGCTAAATAA
- a CDS encoding type 4a pilus biogenesis protein PilO: MATKKKAAAIDFAELQNQLSKQFVGLDPKDPSLWPTLPRVLLYVITAIFVAVALWFAVLKDYEAELDAERNTETTLKADYQKKLLKAVSLDALKKQREQVQQYVIQLEKQLPSKAEMAALLSDINQAGLGRSLQFELFRPGQLVAKDYYAELPIALKVSGKYHDIGAFASDVAHLSRIVTLNDLAVTANPKDLSSLTLEGTARTFRYLDTEEVQAQRKAAAGKPGGGK, encoded by the coding sequence ATGGCCACAAAGAAGAAAGCAGCAGCTATTGATTTTGCAGAATTGCAAAATCAACTCTCCAAACAGTTTGTGGGCCTGGATCCCAAGGATCCCTCGTTGTGGCCTACACTTCCCCGTGTTTTGCTTTATGTGATAACGGCAATTTTTGTTGCTGTAGCACTTTGGTTTGCTGTGCTCAAGGACTATGAAGCAGAACTCGATGCAGAACGCAATACTGAGACAACCCTTAAGGCTGACTATCAGAAGAAGCTTTTGAAAGCGGTCAGTTTGGATGCTCTTAAAAAACAACGTGAGCAAGTTCAGCAGTACGTGATTCAGTTGGAAAAACAATTGCCAAGTAAAGCAGAAATGGCGGCTCTACTTTCTGATATCAACCAAGCCGGGCTGGGAAGGAGTTTGCAATTTGAACTATTCCGTCCTGGTCAATTGGTGGCAAAAGATTATTATGCTGAGTTGCCTATTGCTTTGAAAGTTAGTGGTAAATACCATGATATAGGTGCATTTGCGTCCGATGTAGCGCATCTTTCTCGTATCGTGACTTTGAACGATCTTGCTGTTACTGCCAACCCTAAAGACTTAAGTTCTTTGACTCTCGAGGGTACTGCTCGTACCTTCAGATATCTTGATACTGAAGAGGTTCAAGCGCAGCGTAAAGCTGCAGCAGGTAAGCCAGGAGGAGGGAAATGA
- a CDS encoding pilus assembly protein PilP: MKNFYALSPLVLSLILVGCMSSADEDLRQWMANERAQARPRITPISEPKKFEPQDYTVSSEIDPFNPLKLTQALKRDSSQTGANAALIAPEQIRKKEPLEAFPLDSISMVGSMTKNGKPTALLKVDNLLYQVYVGQYLGQNYGRIVKINESGLQLREIVQDATGDWTERMTSLDLQEGAKK, from the coding sequence ATGAAAAATTTCTACGCACTGTCCCCTCTGGTGTTGAGCTTAATCCTGGTCGGATGCATGTCTTCAGCTGACGAAGATCTTCGCCAATGGATGGCAAACGAACGTGCTCAGGCTCGTCCGAGAATTACTCCCATATCAGAACCCAAGAAGTTTGAACCACAGGATTACACAGTTTCATCTGAAATTGATCCATTTAATCCATTGAAGTTGACTCAGGCACTGAAGAGAGACTCATCTCAGACGGGTGCGAATGCTGCTCTTATTGCACCTGAACAAATTAGAAAAAAAGAACCTTTGGAAGCCTTTCCATTGGACTCTATTTCTATGGTTGGTAGCATGACCAAGAATGGCAAACCAACTGCATTGCTAAAAGTTGATAATTTGCTATATCAAGTTTATGTAGGTCAATATCTTGGTCAAAACTACGGTCGCATTGTGAAGATTAATGAGTCTGGTCTTCAGTTGAGAGAAATTGTTCAAGATGCAACGGGTGACTGGACTGAGCGTATGACATCACTAGATCTGCAAGAGGGTGCAAAAAAATGA
- a CDS encoding type IV pilus secretin PilQ: protein MVFFKFAAIALCVTCAPLSALAEQAIKAVSGSMQAGVEVLKIDLQEPLTSPPTGFSTQSPARIALDFLGAANSTGKASIEINQGNLKSANVVEAGGRSRIVLNLKQPTSYKTEIVGTSIFVVLDPIAGAVSNSSSASQQAKFADSYNSDVQSLKDIDFRRGADGAGRVIIELPSNQIGVDLKQQGKSLNVEFLRSSLPEGLRRRLDVADFGTPVQSITTTQQGDKVRMVIEPIGDWEHSAYQSDSQLVVEVRQKKVDLSKLTSGPNYSGEKLSLNFQNIEVRSLLQVIADFTNFNIVTSDTVTGALTLRLKDVPWDQALQIIMDAKGLGMRKTGSVLWIAPKDEIDDRTKKDYEAALAIQKLEPLKTQAFQLNYAKAADMVSQLTTTSSSGGANNSNRFLSERGSAIAEPRTNQIFVTDTPSRLESVSKLLSTLDVAVRQVMIEARIVEARDTFGRSLGVKLGGGDLRAQNGGDGGYSIGGNNRVAFGTSYANATSSAGYGTAVNTSGTFVNLPASLSNASNFGSFALSIFNSAANRFLTLELSAMEADGQGKVVSSPRLITADQTKALIEQGTEYPYSVTAPNGATTIAFKKAVLKLEVTPQITPEGNIILDLDVNKDSRGETTTQGVAIDTKHIKTQVLIENGGTVVIGGIFELEETNQENKIPVLGDVPVVGNLFKNKTKESVKREMLIFITPKVIADRSVAR from the coding sequence ATGGTGTTTTTCAAATTTGCAGCTATTGCATTATGTGTCACCTGCGCACCATTGAGTGCTTTGGCGGAACAAGCTATTAAAGCAGTCTCCGGTTCCATGCAGGCGGGTGTTGAAGTTTTGAAGATCGATTTGCAGGAGCCCCTCACATCTCCGCCTACGGGGTTTTCTACTCAATCTCCTGCCAGGATTGCCCTGGATTTCCTCGGGGCTGCAAACTCGACAGGAAAAGCTTCCATTGAAATTAATCAGGGCAATCTGAAATCTGCCAATGTGGTCGAGGCTGGAGGGCGGTCGCGTATCGTTTTGAACTTAAAACAGCCGACCTCTTATAAGACTGAGATCGTAGGCACCAGCATTTTTGTGGTGCTGGATCCGATTGCGGGTGCTGTAAGTAACAGTTCGTCCGCGTCTCAGCAGGCTAAGTTTGCTGATAGTTATAACAGCGATGTTCAGTCCCTTAAGGATATTGATTTCCGTAGGGGGGCAGACGGCGCTGGAAGGGTAATTATTGAACTGCCTAGCAATCAAATCGGAGTGGATTTGAAGCAGCAGGGGAAATCTCTTAATGTGGAGTTTCTTCGTTCGTCATTGCCCGAAGGGTTGCGTCGGCGCTTAGATGTGGCCGACTTTGGGACGCCAGTTCAGTCCATAACTACTACGCAACAGGGTGACAAAGTCCGAATGGTCATCGAGCCTATCGGCGATTGGGAGCACTCCGCTTATCAGAGCGATAGCCAGCTTGTCGTTGAAGTTAGGCAAAAGAAAGTTGATTTGTCAAAACTCACTTCAGGGCCTAATTACAGCGGTGAAAAACTATCGTTGAATTTTCAAAATATTGAAGTTCGATCTTTGCTGCAGGTAATTGCTGATTTCACTAACTTTAATATCGTTACTTCCGATACTGTAACGGGAGCGCTCACTCTTCGGCTGAAGGACGTTCCTTGGGATCAGGCTCTTCAAATTATCATGGACGCTAAAGGTTTGGGAATGCGTAAGACTGGCAGCGTCTTGTGGATTGCACCCAAGGATGAAATCGATGACAGAACCAAAAAAGATTATGAAGCAGCTCTTGCAATACAAAAGCTGGAACCCCTGAAAACCCAAGCTTTTCAGTTGAACTATGCGAAGGCTGCCGATATGGTTAGCCAACTCACCACGACCAGCTCAAGCGGAGGAGCAAATAATTCAAACCGGTTCTTGTCGGAACGGGGAAGTGCCATCGCAGAACCTCGAACTAATCAGATTTTTGTCACTGACACTCCGAGTAGACTGGAGAGTGTGAGCAAGCTTCTTTCTACCTTAGATGTAGCCGTGCGCCAAGTTATGATTGAGGCTCGTATCGTTGAGGCACGTGATACTTTTGGGCGTTCATTAGGGGTGAAACTCGGGGGGGGTGATCTCCGGGCTCAAAACGGTGGCGATGGTGGTTATAGTATTGGTGGCAACAATCGTGTTGCATTTGGCACCAGTTATGCAAACGCTACCAGTTCTGCGGGTTATGGAACGGCAGTCAACACATCTGGCACATTTGTGAATTTGCCTGCTTCATTGTCAAACGCTAGTAACTTTGGCTCGTTCGCCCTTTCAATCTTTAACTCGGCAGCTAACCGATTCTTGACTCTTGAACTTTCTGCTATGGAAGCTGATGGCCAAGGCAAGGTAGTCTCAAGCCCACGGCTGATCACTGCAGATCAGACAAAGGCATTGATTGAACAAGGTACTGAGTATCCATACTCTGTAACAGCACCAAACGGTGCGACCACTATTGCGTTCAAGAAGGCAGTTCTGAAGCTGGAGGTTACTCCGCAGATAACACCGGAAGGTAATATTATCCTTGACTTGGACGTCAACAAAGACAGTAGGGGTGAAACTACTACTCAAGGCGTGGCGATCGATACTAAGCACATAAAGACCCAAGTCCTTATTGAAAATGGCGGTACCGTTGTGATAGGTGGGATCTTTGAGCTTGAAGAAACAAATCAAGAAAATAAGATTCCCGTCCTTGGTGATGTCCCAGTTGTTGGAAATCTTTTCAAAAACAAAACAAAAGAATCTGTAAAGCGTGAGATGCTTATATTTATAACGCCCAAAGTTATTGCCGACCGTAGTGTGGCGAGATGA